In Gemmatimonadota bacterium, one DNA window encodes the following:
- a CDS encoding nitrous oxide reductase accessory protein NosL: MMTRASRILVLVAALALGLVFALPVWTIDLEAPQYPEGLGMVIRVNTIEGKKPNDLGNINNLNHYIGMRRIEPESIPELVWMPWLVGALLAGGVAVAALGRRKALYVWTAGYLLIAVVGLADFYRWEHDYGHNLDEEHAIIKIPGMSYQPPLLGSRQILNFTAHSWPGAGGWILVMVGVTAVAVATSELRTGRGPRVRRPRARGAALPAAAALSVLAVGMGACGAPGPRPLAVGTDVCERCHMTVADDGGGAEAIGTRGRIYVFDSIECMVAWLDHDPDADSGSLWVRDRSSADGLVEAGSAHYLESAGLGSPMGLGLVAFASESARDRARAQHGGRALDWQGARALVAERWPGGQPAAGHAAHDAHAGMGAP; encoded by the coding sequence ATGATGACCCGAGCGAGCCGGATCCTGGTGCTGGTGGCCGCGTTGGCGCTGGGCCTGGTCTTCGCGCTCCCGGTGTGGACCATCGACCTGGAAGCCCCGCAGTACCCGGAGGGGCTGGGCATGGTGATCCGCGTGAACACCATCGAGGGGAAGAAGCCCAACGACCTCGGCAACATCAACAACCTGAACCACTACATCGGCATGCGCCGCATCGAGCCCGAGTCCATCCCGGAGCTCGTGTGGATGCCCTGGCTGGTGGGCGCGCTGCTGGCGGGGGGCGTGGCAGTGGCGGCGCTGGGTCGCCGCAAGGCGCTGTACGTCTGGACGGCAGGCTACCTGCTCATCGCGGTCGTCGGCCTCGCCGACTTCTACCGTTGGGAGCACGACTACGGGCACAACCTGGACGAGGAGCACGCGATCATCAAGATCCCCGGGATGAGCTATCAGCCCCCCCTGCTGGGCTCGCGGCAGATCCTGAACTTCACGGCCCACTCCTGGCCGGGCGCCGGCGGCTGGATCCTGGTGATGGTGGGCGTCACCGCCGTGGCTGTCGCCACCTCGGAGCTGCGGACCGGTCGGGGACCGCGTGTCCGACGCCCGCGCGCCCGGGGCGCGGCGCTTCCCGCCGCGGCCGCCCTGTCCGTGCTCGCGGTCGGGATGGGCGCGTGCGGCGCACCCGGACCGCGCCCCCTGGCCGTGGGGACCGACGTCTGTGAGCGCTGCCACATGACCGTCGCGGACGACGGGGGCGGTGCCGAGGCCATCGGCACACGGGGTCGCATCTACGTCTTCGATTCGATCGAGTGCATGGTGGCGTGGCTGGACCACGACCCGGATGCCGACTCCGGCTCCCTGTGGGTGCGGGACCGGTCCTCCGCGGATGGCCTGGTCGAGGCCGGGTCCGCCCACTACCTGGAGAGCGCCGGCCTGGGCTCACCGATGGGCCTGGGCCTGGTGGCGTTCGCCTCCGAGTCGGCGCGCGACCGCGCGCGCGCGCAGCACGGCGGGCGTGCGCTCGACTGGCAGGGCGCGCGCGCGCTGGTGGCGGAGCGCTGGCCGGGAGGGCAACCGGCGGCCGGACACGCCGCGCACGACGCGCATGCCGGGATGGGCGCGCCGTGA